The genomic stretch GAAATCGCCCCCCGCGCCGCCGAGATCGACCATAACAATGAATTCCCCAGCGATCTGTGGAAGAAATTTGGTAACATGGGTCTGCTAGGCATCACTGTGCCTGACGAAGATGGCGGTAGCGGCATGGGTTACCTGGCTCACTGCATCGCCATGGAAGAGATCTCCCGTGCCAGCGCATCGGTGGGCCTCTCTTACGGCGCGCACTCGAACCTATGCGTCAACCAGCTCAAGATCAACGCCTCCGCCGAGCAAAAGGCCAAGTACTTGCCCAAGCTGATCAGCGGTGACCACGTGGGCGCGCTGGCGATGTCAGAGCCAGGTGCCGGTTCCGACGTGGTCTCCATGCAGTTGCGCGCGAAAGAGGATGGCGACCACTACGTGCTCAACGGCAATAAGATGTGGATCACCAACGGTCCGGATGCCGATGTGCTGGTGGTGTACGCCAAAACCGACCCGGATGCCGGCTCCAAAGGCATCACCGCCTTCATCATCGAAAGAGGCATGCCCGGCTTCTCTACCGCCCAGAAGCTCGACAAACTGGGCATGCGGGGCTCCAACACCTGCGAGCTGGTTTTTCAGGATTGCCGCGTGCCCGCCGAGAACGTGCTGGGCGAAGTAGGCAAAGGCGTTCGCGTCTTGATGAGCGGCTTGGATTACGAGCGCGCCGTCCTGGCCGCAGGCCCTATCGGCATCATGCAAGCCGCCATGGACATCGTCATTCCTTACATCCATGAGCGTAAGCAGTTCAATCAATCCATCGGTGAGTTCCAGCTGGTGCAGGGCAAAGTGGCGGATATGTACACCACCCTGAATGCCTGCCGCGCCTACCTCTACGCGGTGGCCGGCGCCTGCGACCGGGGCCAAACCTCCCGGAAGGATGCCGCTGGCGTCATTCTTTATTGCGCTGAAAAAGCCACCCAAGTCGCTCTGGATGCGATTCAGCTATTGGGCGGTAACGGGTATATCAACGAGTACCCCACCGGCCGCCTGCTGCGCGACGCAAAACTGTATGAGATTGGTGCCGGCACGAGCGAAATTCGTCGGATGCTGATTGGCCGCGAACTGTTTACCGAAAGTCTTTAACAATAATGACCGGGGCCGGGCTATGAGCACACTCTCGACACAGATCAACCCGCGCAGCGATGCGTTTCAAGCCAACGACGCCGCCATGCGCGGCGAAGTCCGACAACTGCGTGAGCTGACCGCCGCCATCGCTCAGGGAGGCGGCGAGAAAGCCCGCGCTCGCCATGAAAGCCGTGGCAAGCTGTTCGTGCGTGACCGAATCGACCACCTGATCGACGAAGGCTCGCCGTTTTTGGAATTTTCTGCGCTGGCCGCTCACCACGTTTACGACAGCGACGTACCCGCCGCTGGCGTGGTGACCGGCATTGGCCGCGTCTCGGGCGTCGAGTGCGTCATCGTGGCCAACGACGCCACCGTCAAAGGCGGCACCTACTTTCCCCTGACGGTCAAAAAACACCTGCGCGCGCAAGAGATCGCCCGCAAGCACCGCTTGCCGTGTATCTATCTGGTCGATTCTGGCGGTGCCTTTCTGCCCCGCCAGGACGAAGTCTTCCCCGACCGCGACCACTTCGGGCGTATTTTCTACAACCAGGCCACGATGTCCGCTGAAGGCATCCCGCAAATCGCCGTGGTGATGGGCTCCTGTACCGCAGGCGGTGCGTACGTGCCTGCCATGGCGGACGAGTCGATCATCGTCAAAGAACAAGGCACGATTTTCCTGGGCGGGCCGCCGCTGGTGAAAGCCGCCACGGGGGAGAGCATCAGCGCGGAAGACCTGGGCGGTGCGGACGTTCACGCCAAAAAGAGCGGCGTGGCCGACCACTACGCCGAAAACGACGCTCATGCGCTGCAGCTTGCCCGCGCCTGCGTGTCGCGGCTGAACTGGCAAAAGCGTGGCCAGCTGGCCATGCAGCCGCCAAGGCCCCCCAAACTCGACCCATCTGAGCTTTACGGCATCGTCGGCACCGACCTGAAAAAGCCCTACGATGTGCGCGAAGTGATTGGCCGCATCGTCGATGGCTCCGACTTTGACGAGTTCAAACGCTACTACGGCGACACGCTGGTGACCGGCTTTGCTCACATCCACGGCTACCCGGTGGGGATCGTGGCCAACAACGGCGTACTGTTTTCGGAGAGCGCGGTAAAAGGTGCGCACTTTATCGAGCTGTGCGCCCAGCGCAAAATCCCGCTGGTGTTCCTGCAGAACATCACCGGCTTCATGGTCGGCTCTAAGTACGAGCATGAAGGCATCGCCAAGCACGGTGCCAAGCTCGTCACCGCCGTGGCCTGCGCCAACGTGCCGAAATACACCGTGCTGATTGGCGGCAGCTTCGGCGCGGGTAACTACGGCATGTGTGGCCGCGCTTACGACCCCAACCTGCTGTTCATGTGGCCCAACGCGCGTATTTCGGTGATGGGCGGCGAACAGGCAGCGGGCGTCCTTTCCCAAGTAAAACGCGAGCAGTACGAGCGCGAAGGCCGAGAATGGAGCAAAGAGGACGAAGAAGCCTTCAAAAAGCCCACCCGCGACCAGTACGAGCATCAGGGCCACCCCTACTACGCCAGCGCCCGCCTGTGGGACGACGGCGTGATCGACCCGCTACAAACTCGCGACGTGCTGGGGCTTTCACTGGCCGCTGCGATGAATGCAGAAGTCAAAGAGACAC from Halomonas meridiana encodes the following:
- a CDS encoding isovaleryl-CoA dehydrogenase, with translation MFSHYSELNFGLDDELNMLREQVNAFAASEIAPRAAEIDHNNEFPSDLWKKFGNMGLLGITVPDEDGGSGMGYLAHCIAMEEISRASASVGLSYGAHSNLCVNQLKINASAEQKAKYLPKLISGDHVGALAMSEPGAGSDVVSMQLRAKEDGDHYVLNGNKMWITNGPDADVLVVYAKTDPDAGSKGITAFIIERGMPGFSTAQKLDKLGMRGSNTCELVFQDCRVPAENVLGEVGKGVRVLMSGLDYERAVLAAGPIGIMQAAMDIVIPYIHERKQFNQSIGEFQLVQGKVADMYTTLNACRAYLYAVAGACDRGQTSRKDAAGVILYCAEKATQVALDAIQLLGGNGYINEYPTGRLLRDAKLYEIGAGTSEIRRMLIGRELFTESL
- a CDS encoding carboxyl transferase domain-containing protein; this translates as MSTLSTQINPRSDAFQANDAAMRGEVRQLRELTAAIAQGGGEKARARHESRGKLFVRDRIDHLIDEGSPFLEFSALAAHHVYDSDVPAAGVVTGIGRVSGVECVIVANDATVKGGTYFPLTVKKHLRAQEIARKHRLPCIYLVDSGGAFLPRQDEVFPDRDHFGRIFYNQATMSAEGIPQIAVVMGSCTAGGAYVPAMADESIIVKEQGTIFLGGPPLVKAATGESISAEDLGGADVHAKKSGVADHYAENDAHALQLARACVSRLNWQKRGQLAMQPPRPPKLDPSELYGIVGTDLKKPYDVREVIGRIVDGSDFDEFKRYYGDTLVTGFAHIHGYPVGIVANNGVLFSESAVKGAHFIELCAQRKIPLVFLQNITGFMVGSKYEHEGIAKHGAKLVTAVACANVPKYTVLIGGSFGAGNYGMCGRAYDPNLLFMWPNARISVMGGEQAAGVLSQVKREQYEREGREWSKEDEEAFKKPTRDQYEHQGHPYYASARLWDDGVIDPLQTRDVLGLSLAAAMNAEVKETRFGVFRM